In Pleurocapsa sp. PCC 7319, the following are encoded in one genomic region:
- a CDS encoding O-antigen ligase: MLILPLFPAMGAIGLFVVLIRVWQCRFEQIIKNHFNWCLAIVAVLFLISSALAEYPQEAWLGLANFLPFFLLFIALKILIQHPRQLRQLSWCLILPSLPVVMLGFGQIFAAWDTPPLLESILGWQLEPQGIPEGRMSSVFNYTNFLAIYLAIAFTLALGLWLDTWRTWRNQRSSTQTWTLLLLSLILLSDISGLILTSSRNAWGLALISFLAYALYMGWGWLVGGVAGLASTILWASFAPHLGGEQLRKVIPAFFWARLSDQMYPDRPVETLRLTQWQFCWDLIKERPLFGWGLRNFTPLYKAKMNLWLGHPHSLILMLSAETGIIATLLLLGIVGKIMIQGMLLLIKKPFNSSGLIFFSYLVAFGCCTLFNLSDVTIFDLRVNTIGWILLSAIDGVVRSKSTTSSIVKHQDIDLRKRAS, encoded by the coding sequence GTGCTGATTTTGCCTCTCTTTCCCGCGATGGGTGCAATAGGATTATTTGTGGTTTTAATTAGAGTCTGGCAATGTCGCTTTGAGCAAATAATTAAAAACCATTTCAACTGGTGTTTAGCAATTGTTGCTGTATTATTCTTGATTAGTTCAGCTTTAGCCGAATATCCCCAAGAGGCTTGGTTGGGTTTAGCTAATTTCTTACCTTTTTTCCTGCTTTTTATTGCTTTAAAGATCCTGATCCAACACCCTCGACAACTGAGACAGCTCTCTTGGTGTTTAATACTTCCTTCTTTGCCTGTTGTAATGCTTGGTTTCGGTCAAATATTTGCTGCTTGGGATACTCCTCCATTACTAGAGTCTATTTTGGGTTGGCAGCTTGAACCTCAAGGAATACCTGAAGGAAGAATGTCCTCAGTATTTAACTATACTAATTTTCTGGCTATTTATTTGGCGATCGCCTTTACTTTAGCTTTAGGTTTATGGTTAGATACCTGGCGAACTTGGCGAAATCAACGGTCTTCAACACAGACCTGGACTTTACTGCTACTGTCACTGATTTTACTGTCAGATATTAGTGGTCTAATACTTACTAGTTCTCGTAACGCTTGGGGACTGGCTCTGATTAGTTTTCTAGCTTATGCCCTATATATGGGTTGGGGATGGCTAGTTGGGGGAGTTGCTGGTTTAGCTAGTACAATTCTCTGGGCATCATTTGCCCCTCATTTAGGAGGAGAACAATTAAGAAAAGTTATTCCTGCTTTTTTTTGGGCAAGACTTTCAGATCAAATGTATCCCGATCGCCCAGTGGAAACTCTTCGTCTTACTCAATGGCAATTCTGCTGGGATTTAATCAAAGAGCGTCCCTTGTTTGGTTGGGGTTTAAGGAATTTTACACCTCTTTACAAAGCCAAAATGAATTTATGGTTGGGACATCCTCACAGTCTTATTTTGATGTTGAGTGCCGAAACAGGAATTATTGCCACACTGTTACTTCTGGGAATCGTTGGCAAGATCATGATTCAGGGAATGCTTTTACTGATCAAGAAGCCTTTTAATAGTTCAGGACTGATCTTTTTTAGCTATTTAGTTGCTTTTGGCTGTTGCACTCTTTTCAATTTATCAGATGTTACTATTTTCGATCTGAGAGTGAATACTATTGGCTGGATACTTCTCTCCGCAATTGATGGTGTAGTTAGATCAAAATCTACAACTAGCTCAATAGTAAAGCATCAAGATATTGATTTGAGGAAGCGAGCGTCATAA
- a CDS encoding YqaE/Pmp3 family membrane protein, which produces MKLLQLIASILLPPLGVFLTVGFGSAFIINVILTFLGIVPGIIHALWIYSKQTDKVNA; this is translated from the coding sequence ATGAAGCTTCTACAACTTATTGCCAGTATTTTGCTGCCTCCATTAGGAGTTTTTCTAACTGTTGGTTTTGGTTCAGCTTTCATAATCAACGTTATCTTAACGTTCTTGGGCATTGTTCCAGGGATTATTCATGCACTCTGGATCTACTCCAAACAGACAGATAAAGTTAATGCTTAA
- a CDS encoding M15 family metallopeptidase has product MKPYHQIKIEECGEPLIAIPLDNFSVELPHPYVRLGAEYGEKSPYCLRQGVIKTLLEAQFLLEKRHPNWKIKIYDAYRPVGVQQFMVNYTFDSLVKNLNIKERQLSAQQRQDLWGQVYQLWAAPSLDKNMPPPHSTGAAVDVTIVDEQGKTLDMGGDIDELSERSQPDYYLSDPDESRQQYHFHRQLLNRVMTNAGFCRHPGEWWHFSVGDQMWAWLYNLKNSSHTAIARYGRV; this is encoded by the coding sequence GTGAAACCTTATCATCAAATTAAAATCGAAGAGTGCGGTGAGCCTCTGATTGCCATCCCTTTAGACAATTTTTCCGTCGAGTTACCACATCCTTACGTGAGGCTAGGAGCAGAATACGGTGAGAAATCACCATACTGCTTACGTCAAGGAGTTATCAAGACCTTACTGGAAGCACAATTTTTACTAGAAAAACGACACCCAAACTGGAAAATCAAAATCTATGATGCCTATCGTCCTGTTGGGGTACAACAGTTTATGGTTAATTACACATTTGACTCTTTAGTCAAAAACCTGAACATCAAGGAGCGACAGTTATCGGCTCAACAACGTCAAGATTTATGGGGACAGGTTTATCAGCTTTGGGCGGCACCTAGTCTCGACAAAAATATGCCTCCTCCTCATAGTACAGGAGCAGCAGTAGATGTCACAATTGTTGATGAACAGGGTAAAACCTTGGATATGGGGGGAGACATTGATGAGCTTTCTGAGCGATCGCAACCGGACTATTATTTGAGCGATCCCGATGAATCGAGACAACAATATCATTTTCATCGTCAACTACTCAATCGAGTTATGACTAATGCTGGTTTTTGTAGACATCCTGGCGAGTGGTGGCATTTTTCTGTTGGTGATCAAATGTGGGCTTGGCTTTATAATTTAAAAAACTCTTCTCATACAGCGATCGCTCGCTATGGTAGAGTTTGA
- a CDS encoding plasmid replication protein, CyRepA1 family, with amino-acid sequence MDYLLEWKASGVDEKLTHLNVVSLQGTSPAEYLLYSNSIPRRNDGRISERFLQRYAHTDAGGWWCSGIDVLSGEEDIWGCFKPEYPRSQDNCHKLIKYEHPPKTSTGLFALKVPRHLWQKIADRAGVSLTEADIKPHRADLGFWEWMSNHAEVPLCITEGAKKAGALLSAGYGAVALPGINNGYRTPKDDNGKRIGKSHLIPQLAKLASPKRDIYIVFDQDSKPKTIKAVNAAIKKTGYLLQKAGCQVRVVTWNSRLGKGVDDLIANQGQESFFQAYERALGLETWKAKSWTNLTYPTQIEVNSRYLPELDIPPATKLIGIKSPKGSGKTESLSKIVAQAIARRQKVLVIGHRVQLVKELCQRFGLNYVTELNQQPHTANLGYGLCIDSLHSSSQAKFNPAEWSNSLVIIDEVEQVLWHSLNSSTCKERRVEILKSFKNLMQNVIGQQGQVFVADADLSDIALDYLISLSGINLEPYIIKNVWQSDRQLCWQVYNYSGKTPKKLVKNLETHIQQGGKPFVCLSAQKLTSKWSTQTLETYLQQKFPQKRILRIDSESLTDPHHPAYRCITNLEQILLQYDLVLASPSIETGISIELKDHFTSVWAIAQGIQGENAVRQTLARLRDNVPRHLWCANYSFNKIGNGSTSIPALLSSNQRFTQLNIRLLQQSDFAYLDDLDTGFQAESLLCWAKMAVRFNAGAIDYRQSILAGLKAEGHQILDAAKVKFKQPEIQPGLRTELKTDSCLLAVISEISSQNYLAECKAIANSESLDQKQYQNLKKRLIKSLSDRRKLRRYELQQRYHLPITPELVALDDDGWYQKIRLHYFLTIGRPYLADRDAKVARKLIEQGDGSLFLPDFNSSQLGALVGTLEIMGIPILLQNTARHLRNTDLDLQSLAAIAHNNRREIKTILGIGIAKNFSPITIVSRLLDKIGCKIKCIRYESQNKKRVRVYKILPPEDLREQVFAHWLNIDRQLPGNSLFWSENKALNSHQPVTNNTQSQYLQLRLEI; translated from the coding sequence ATGGATTATCTATTGGAATGGAAAGCAAGCGGTGTTGATGAAAAGTTAACCCACTTAAATGTGGTTTCCCTCCAAGGAACTTCCCCCGCCGAATATTTACTATATTCAAATTCTATACCGAGAAGAAATGATGGCAGAATTAGTGAAAGATTTCTTCAACGTTATGCCCATACGGATGCTGGTGGTTGGTGGTGTTCTGGAATAGATGTTCTCAGTGGAGAAGAAGATATCTGGGGCTGTTTTAAACCCGAATATCCCCGTAGTCAAGATAATTGCCACAAATTAATCAAGTATGAGCATCCCCCTAAGACATCGACAGGTTTATTTGCTCTAAAAGTGCCTCGTCATCTTTGGCAAAAAATTGCTGATAGAGCCGGAGTTAGCCTAACCGAAGCAGATATTAAGCCACATCGGGCTGACTTGGGCTTTTGGGAATGGATGAGCAATCATGCTGAAGTTCCTCTTTGTATTACCGAAGGTGCGAAAAAGGCAGGTGCATTATTATCTGCTGGTTATGGAGCGGTCGCTCTGCCTGGTATTAATAACGGTTATCGTACTCCCAAAGATGATAACGGCAAACGGATCGGCAAGTCTCACTTAATTCCTCAGTTAGCCAAACTAGCTAGTCCTAAACGCGATATATACATAGTTTTTGATCAAGACTCCAAACCCAAAACTATTAAAGCAGTTAATGCTGCTATCAAAAAAACAGGTTATCTGTTACAAAAAGCGGGGTGCCAGGTCAGAGTAGTGACTTGGAATAGTCGACTCGGTAAAGGGGTAGATGACTTGATTGCCAATCAGGGTCAGGAATCTTTTTTTCAGGCTTATGAGCGTGCACTGGGTTTAGAAACTTGGAAAGCTAAATCTTGGACTAATTTAACTTATCCGACTCAGATAGAAGTAAATAGTCGTTATTTACCAGAGTTAGATATCCCCCCAGCAACCAAGTTAATCGGTATCAAGTCCCCCAAAGGTTCAGGTAAAACTGAATCTCTCTCTAAAATAGTTGCTCAAGCGATCGCCCGTAGACAAAAAGTTTTGGTGATTGGTCATCGAGTACAGCTAGTAAAAGAATTATGTCAAAGATTTGGACTCAACTACGTTACAGAATTAAACCAGCAACCCCATACTGCCAATTTGGGTTATGGTCTCTGTATTGATTCCCTCCACAGTTCTTCCCAAGCAAAGTTTAATCCTGCGGAATGGTCCAATAGTTTAGTCATTATCGACGAAGTAGAACAAGTACTGTGGCATAGTCTCAATTCTAGTACCTGCAAAGAACGTCGGGTTGAGATTCTCAAGTCATTTAAAAATCTGATGCAGAATGTCATTGGGCAACAGGGGCAAGTGTTCGTAGCCGATGCTGACTTAAGTGATATTGCTCTAGATTACTTGATTTCTTTGTCGGGGATTAATCTGGAGCCTTATATTATCAAGAATGTCTGGCAAAGCGATCGCCAGTTGTGTTGGCAGGTTTATAATTATTCTGGTAAAACCCCAAAAAAGCTGGTAAAAAATCTCGAAACTCACATTCAACAAGGAGGAAAACCCTTTGTTTGTCTTTCAGCCCAAAAACTGACTAGCAAGTGGAGTACCCAAACTCTAGAGACTTATCTACAGCAGAAATTTCCCCAAAAACGCATTCTGCGTATTGATTCAGAATCTTTAACTGATCCCCATCATCCTGCCTATCGTTGTATCACGAACTTAGAACAGATTCTACTCCAGTATGATCTAGTATTGGCAAGCCCTTCCATTGAGACGGGAATATCCATAGAACTCAAAGATCATTTTACTTCTGTCTGGGCGATCGCTCAGGGGATTCAAGGAGAAAACGCTGTTAGGCAAACATTGGCTCGTCTTAGAGATAATGTTCCTCGACATCTTTGGTGTGCTAACTATAGCTTTAATAAAATTGGTAATGGCTCCACTTCTATTCCCGCCTTACTTAGTTCTAATCAGCGTTTCACCCAGCTAAATATTCGTCTTTTGCAGCAGTCAGATTTTGCTTATTTAGATGATTTAGATACAGGTTTTCAAGCAGAATCTTTATTATGTTGGGCTAAGATGGCGGTGCGTTTTAATGCTGGAGCAATTGATTATCGTCAGTCTATTTTGGCGGGATTAAAAGCCGAAGGTCATCAGATCCTTGATGCAGCTAAAGTCAAATTCAAACAACCAGAAATTCAGCCAGGACTTAGAACAGAGCTAAAGACTGATAGTTGTTTATTGGCTGTAATTAGTGAAATTAGTAGTCAAAATTATTTAGCCGAATGTAAGGCGATCGCTAATTCAGAAAGTCTCGATCAGAAACAGTACCAAAATCTCAAAAAACGGCTGATCAAATCCCTCAGCGATCGTCGTAAACTTCGTAGATATGAACTGCAACAACGCTATCATCTGCCAATTACACCTGAATTAGTTGCTCTCGATGATGATGGTTGGTATCAAAAAATTCGCTTACATTATTTTCTGACTATTGGTCGTCCTTATCTAGCAGATCGAGATGCCAAAGTAGCCCGCAAACTAATTGAACAGGGAGATGGCAGTTTATTTTTGCCTGATTTTAATAGTTCTCAGCTAGGAGCTTTAGTCGGTACTTTAGAAATTATGGGGATTCCGATATTATTACAAAATACAGCTAGGCATTTGCGCAATACCGATCTAGATTTACAGTCATTAGCAGCGATCGCTCATAATAATCGTCGAGAAATTAAAACTATTTTAGGGATTGGAATTGCCAAAAACTTTAGTCCGATCACTATAGTAAGTCGTTTGTTAGATAAAATTGGCTGCAAAATTAAGTGTATCCGTTACGAAAGCCAAAATAAGAAGAGAGTTAGAGTATATAAAATTTTGCCCCCAGAAGATTTACGAGAACAAGTATTTGCTCATTGGTTAAATATTGATCGTCAATTACCTGGTAATTCTTTATTTTGGTCAGAAAATAAAGCTCTTAATTCTCATCAGCCTGTCACTAACAATACTCAAAGCCAATATCTGCAACTGCGCCTGGAAATTTGA
- a CDS encoding TolC family protein: MGKKNQFVKAVSISTAVLLSNATLALAQNLAYSSTNANQTSDKSDIINNLKLEKNKTSKFISAASISASAAKLPLTIRDEKQYRQSSDFSQDSLSSVQVAQSGDPTEDIIKPAQQPITNPETLNPSGNPLSFPTQGDEVQVDNQKLISLEQAIELSLKNNKDIEDARTQVERAEAGLRVARAALFPTLDFNSGLSYSNDAFLDSIIEQNIDEREEDLLEATPGLSEEEARSAAEDQFTNSNSDSFTFTTGVTLDYNIYDGGNRGASIRTAEKQLRSTELDLETIVEQTRFETASDYYDLQDSDAQVKIEEAAVEDALQTLKDAQLLEQAGLGTRFDVLRAEVELAQARQRLSTAEANQNIARRQLAETLSVSHNAELATADAVEEAGTWEMPLPETIVQAFKNRAELEQLLLQREIGNEQRTIALSQIRPRVNATASYDLNDDFQDDFDINDQYSVGVNLQWRLFDGGAARASAEQAEKDIESAETQFADQRNQIRFAVEQAFFGLQANKRNISTATKEVELAEESLRLARLRFQAGVGTQTDVIDAQTQLTTARGSLLSSIIQYNQSYVDLQRQVSNTPDNGLQDLP, from the coding sequence GTGGGTAAGAAGAATCAATTTGTTAAAGCTGTCAGTATAAGTACAGCTGTATTACTTAGCAATGCTACTTTAGCGTTAGCGCAAAATTTAGCTTATTCTAGTACCAATGCTAATCAAACCTCAGATAAATCAGACATAATAAATAATTTAAAACTAGAAAAAAACAAAACCTCAAAATTTATATCTGCTGCATCTATATCTGCATCTGCAGCAAAATTACCTTTAACAATCAGAGATGAAAAGCAGTATCGCCAATCATCTGATTTTTCTCAAGATAGTCTTTCATCTGTGCAAGTTGCTCAGTCAGGAGACCCTACAGAAGATATTATTAAACCAGCTCAACAGCCGATTACCAATCCAGAAACACTTAACCCTAGTGGTAATCCTCTATCGTTTCCAACTCAGGGAGATGAGGTTCAGGTTGACAATCAAAAACTGATTAGCTTAGAACAGGCGATTGAGTTATCACTGAAAAATAATAAAGACATAGAAGACGCAAGAACGCAAGTCGAGCGTGCAGAAGCTGGATTAAGAGTTGCCAGAGCAGCACTTTTTCCAACTCTCGATTTCAATAGTGGACTTAGCTATAGTAACGATGCTTTTCTCGATAGCATAATTGAGCAAAATATCGATGAGAGGGAAGAAGATTTGCTAGAAGCTACCCCAGGCTTATCAGAAGAAGAAGCGAGGTCGGCAGCGGAAGATCAATTTACAAATTCCAACTCTGACAGCTTTACTTTTACTACCGGTGTAACCCTAGACTATAATATTTACGATGGTGGTAACAGAGGTGCTTCAATTCGCACAGCCGAAAAACAGCTTCGCTCGACTGAATTGGATTTAGAAACAATTGTCGAACAGACTCGCTTTGAGACTGCCAGTGATTATTACGATTTGCAGGATAGTGATGCTCAGGTCAAAATTGAGGAAGCAGCAGTAGAAGATGCATTACAAACCCTCAAGGATGCGCAATTATTAGAACAAGCGGGTTTGGGAACCAGATTTGATGTTTTAAGAGCTGAAGTAGAATTAGCCCAAGCAAGACAAAGACTCAGTACTGCGGAGGCGAATCAGAACATCGCTAGAAGACAACTAGCAGAAACTTTAAGTGTTTCTCATAATGCCGAACTTGCTACAGCGGATGCGGTTGAAGAAGCTGGTACGTGGGAAATGCCTTTACCAGAAACTATTGTACAAGCATTTAAAAATCGGGCTGAACTAGAACAATTGTTGCTACAAAGAGAAATTGGCAACGAACAGCGCACAATTGCCTTGTCACAGATTAGACCAAGAGTAAATGCTACTGCTAGTTATGACCTAAATGATGATTTTCAGGATGATTTTGATATTAACGATCAGTACAGTGTAGGTGTAAACTTACAATGGAGACTGTTTGATGGTGGTGCAGCTCGTGCCAGTGCGGAACAGGCAGAGAAGGATATTGAAAGTGCAGAAACTCAATTTGCCGATCAGCGTAACCAGATTCGTTTTGCAGTCGAGCAAGCTTTTTTTGGCTTACAAGCTAACAAAAGGAATATTAGCACAGCAACTAAGGAAGTTGAGCTAGCAGAGGAAAGTTTACGGTTGGCAAGATTACGTTTTCAGGCTGGAGTAGGAACCCAAACTGATGTAATTGATGCCCAAACTCAATTAACCACTGCTCGTGGCAGTTTACTATCTTCGATTATTCAATATAACCAGTCTTATGTTGATTTACAAAGACAAGTTTCCAATACTCCCGATAATGGGTTACAAGATCTACCGTAA
- a CDS encoding phage holin family protein, producing the protein MLGTLLTLLATALSLLVVDIIFSGVDLANFPAAMLAALVIGIVNSGVRPILSILSLPLNILTLGGFTLVINGLCFWLASLFVPGFHVTGLIAFLVAPVVLSIANTLIGNYFAEKFPDLTDN; encoded by the coding sequence ATGCTAGGAACACTTTTAACCTTATTAGCCACTGCTTTGAGTCTTTTGGTAGTTGATATTATTTTTTCTGGAGTCGATTTAGCCAACTTTCCGGCTGCAATGCTCGCAGCGTTAGTTATTGGTATTGTCAACAGTGGCGTTAGACCTATCTTATCGATATTATCTTTACCGCTTAATATTTTAACTTTGGGTGGGTTTACCTTGGTTATCAATGGTTTATGTTTTTGGCTAGCTTCTTTATTCGTTCCAGGATTTCATGTCACTGGTTTAATTGCTTTTTTAGTAGCTCCTGTAGTTCTGTCAATAGCAAACACCTTGATTGGTAACTACTTTGCCGAAAAATTTCCTGATTTAACTGATAACTAA